The Sinomicrobium kalidii region AATTTTGATATACAGAATAATGGATGATATATAAAATAATGAATTTTTAAAAATGATCTCAATCTTGTTAAATATTGGTTTTCTTTGAGATTCAGGTCTTTAATTAACAAAAAAGGGTAATTATGTATATTTGTGTGTTGTGCGCAAGCCTGAAACAAAATAAAAAAGATTACAATAATACTGATTATGGCTACTACAGGACTCTTTTCCTGTAGACAAGGCAGTAAATCAAGGCTGGATACAGTTGATACAGAAACAAACGTCGGCTATAATAAATTGGGGATAGAGTGCTGTTATTAATGTAATTACATTAAATGAACTAATCGCTGATCGGAAAGAAAAGTGTCCTGAATTCCCGCACTTGCTATAGCCGGGAATCGTTGGCAACAAGCTGAGAAAAACAACACAAACTGAATTTAATATGACTAAAATCACCGTAAAAACTGATTGTGGAAATGCTCCGAAAAGAGAATTTTTAAAAGAGTTTAACATAGCATTTGCTAAGGAGAATATAGGATTTTTGACCGAAAGTGTAACAGATGATATCGTTTGGAACATTGTTGGCGACAAAAAAATTGCGGGGAAGAAGAATTTTACAGATGAATTGGAGAAAATGAAAACCGAAAAGGCGGCAGAATTAATACTCGACCAAATCTTATCGCACGGAAAAGAAGGCGCCGCAAACGGAGTAATGAAAATGCAGAATGGAAAAAAATATGCGTTTTCGGACTTTTACGAATTTAATAGTGCAAAAGGCGCAAAATTAAAGTCAATAACCTCCTACGTAATTGAAATACAATAAATCACATGGTTTAGATTGCCCCGATAATCGCTGTTAATGATGTA contains the following coding sequences:
- a CDS encoding nuclear transport factor 2 family protein, translated to MTKITVKTDCGNAPKREFLKEFNIAFAKENIGFLTESVTDDIVWNIVGDKKIAGKKNFTDELEKMKTEKAAELILDQILSHGKEGAANGVMKMQNGKKYAFSDFYEFNSAKGAKLKSITSYVIEIQ